In the Bartonella apihabitans genome, TAGAGTTTATCAAATTCGTCCTGAAGAATATAGTTGTTATCAACCGGAAAATGATAAAGCAAAATGAAGCAAAACCGATAGCAAAACAACTATTCAAAAGGAAATTCCCTATATGTTTACATGTGATGCATTTGCCGTTGACGGGGCTGACCAGACCTTCCACCCTTTCACATTCGAGCGGCGTGACCCGCTCGACCATGATGTGGATATTGAAATTCTCTATTGTGGCGTTTGCCATTCCGACCTTCATACCGCGCGCAGTGACTGGGAGGGCACGATTTACCCTTGTGTGCCCGGTCATGAAATTGTCGGCAAGGTGCGCCGCGTGGGCAAAAAAGTAACCCGTTTCAAAGAAGGCGACACGGTGGGCGTGGGTTGCATGGTCAATTCCTGCGGGACGTGCGATTGCTGCCGTGCCGGACTTGAACAATATTGCGAAAAGGGCAACACCCTTACCTATAACAGCCCCGACCCTGAAACCGGAAAAGACCGTTATACGTTCGGCGGCTATTCCAAACGCATTGTGGTGAACGACAATTTTGTTTTGTCGGTGCCGGAAAATCTTGATCTTGCAGGAGCAGCACCGCTTCTTTGCGCGGGCATTACCACCTATTCGCCCTTGCGCCACTGGAAAGCCGGAAAAGGCATGAAAGTGGGTGTTGCGGGTCTTGGAGGTTTGGGCCATATGGCGGTGAAACTTGCCCACGCTATGGGGGCCGATGTGACAATGCTCACCACCTCGCCTTCCAAAGAAGCCGATGCGCGTCGTCTTGGTGCCCATCATGTGGTTTTGACACGCGACAGCGAAAACCTTGCAAAAGCTGCAAAAACGCTTGATCTCATTATCGACACCATTGCCGCCAAGCACAATATCGACGCTTACCTCAACCTTCTTAAAGTCAATGGCACATTGGTACAGGTCGGCGCACCGGCCGAACCCTTGCCGGTTGGCGTGTTCAACCTCATCACAGCACGTCGTTCACTTGCCGGTTCGTGCATTGGCGGCATTGCCGAAACACAGGAAATGCTGGATTTTTGTGGCAAACACAACATTACCGCCGATATCGAGCTTATCAAAGCACAGGAAATCGACAAGGCTTATGAACGCATGCTCAAAAGCGATGTGAAATACCGCTTTGTCATCGACATGGCTTCATTCTGAAAACTTTATTGTTCGGGAAAATTCATTCCGGAAAAAGGTTTTTAAGTTGAGAAAGCGGGGCTTGATATTAGCCCCGCTCGCAACAAGCAACGCTCACAACAAGCCTTGTCGGCGCTTGCTTTGGTCGAACAAGCGAAAGCACCAACCGGCAAAGCCCCCGCACTTTCAAAGACTGTTTGGAAACGTGTTTTTACGGACAGCGCTCGAATATTCAAATCCGGAGCAAAGCCGGAATTCATAACCAACTACATTTCAGAGAAGAAAAATTATGGAAATTAAAAGAAGTGGCAGCCGCCCTTCCGGCAAAGTTCCGGAAGAATTTTTTACCGGTCGGGTGAGACTTGATCCGGCAATCGACCCGCATCAAGGGTCTAACCTTCTTGCCGGTCATGTCACCTTCGAGCCCGGAGCACGCACGCATTGGCACACCCACCCGAAGGGGCAGGCTCTGATTATCACATTCGGGCGCGGGTTTATTGGCCGCGAAAATGGAGAAGTGAAAGAAGTTTTCGCCGGTGATATTGTCTGGTTTGAACCCAATGAAAAACATTGGCATGGTGCAGCCCCCGACACGGCCATGTCACATTATGCCATACAGGAAACAGTGGATGGCAAAAGTGCCGACTGGATGGAAGAAGTGACCGACAAGCAATATAAGGGAAAATAAAGAAAGCAGACATTTCAAAATGATGCACTTCACGAAATGCTAAAAAACCGGCAAGAAACTTGATTGGAGCCTCATGGGGGCAGATGACGCACAAGTTTCCTTGGAAACTGTTAGAAAGTTTCTTGCCGGAAAGAAAAATTATCCATCAAAAGCCTATTGCCTTCAACGTGGCGCACATCAAACCAAAGCAGTTTTTTTAAAACGCGTTTTTTTGAAAATTCGGTTTTTTTGAAAATTTCAAAACTTTGAAAAGCCGATTTCCACTTTGCTTTTCCGCCCGCCTGTTTTTTAAGCCCGACTGTAACCGATTCAATCAATTGTCATGTTTCAAACTTGCGGCAAGCAAAGCCCCGATTTTTGACCGGCGAGAACGGAAAAGAACGGATCATGCCGGATAAAAGAGGTTTGATTTCTTTGGCTCTTTCCATGGATTTTCCTTAAATTTATCTCCGATTTTCGCCGTTTTTTGCTATTTTTTCTGATTGTCGTTCATAATATTTCAACCAAATAACAGTCACTCTATCGAGTGAATTTCGTATCTGATCAAAAATATAACGATCATTCCAAATTATGATTCGTAAATATATTTTATTTCACCCCTATAAATAAATAGTAGAACGATAATTGAAAAACTTTCCACATGCCGGAAGTTGCATTCTATATTTTATGAATTTATTTTTTTTCGCGTCTAAGCTCCTATTATTAAATGTTTTTTACAGTATATTCGAACTATTCTAAAACTTGAGTATTGACATTAGGTTTCAATATTTATCTTAATCGTTTGTTAATTCTATACCTTTTTTATCAACTTTAAAATCGAGGGATTGAGTATGTCGATCGGACGCAGTGAAGGAGAACATTTTTCAAACGATCAGGAATTCGTGGCTTGCAGGAATTCGATGACGGCTGAGAAAATTCTGGACAGCCAAAGGGACATGGCTGCCCGAAGCTTCAGAGCGGAAAACAAAACGGGTCGGGGGAAAAAATTTGGTGCGGGTGAACGTTTCCCGGAGAGTAAAGATTTCAACACCAGCCGGAAAATATTGGTTGCACTTATCTGCAGCACGATTTTTTCAACGAGCCTATTTTTTGATGGCACAGCCTTTGCCGAGACAGTCAATGACGACATAAAAATTGCCAATAATGGCAAACAGGGTAAACCCTCCCTTGCGAATAAAAAGCAAAACGCGACAGGAGAAAATGCAGCAACAGAAAATAGTGAAGCCGCTTCGAATGCTGCCGCTCCGGCTGATAATCAGGCTCCCCTTTCCGATGAAGGCACAATGTTGCGCCAAGTGGTGGTGAGTGCGACCGGCTTCGAGCAGAATGTGAAAGATGCGCCTGCGAGCATTTCGGTTATTCCGCGCGAGGAAATCGAAAAAGGGTCGTTCCGTGATTTGACCGACGCATTGAGGAATGTCCAGGGTGTTGCTGTGACGGGGACGGCTGCCGAACAGGATATTTTCATTCGCGGGCTTCCCGGTGCCTATACCCTTATTCTGGTTGACGGCAAGCGCCAGAGCACACGTGAAGCACGCACCAATGGCAATTCCGGTTTCGAGCAGAGCTTCATTCCACCGGCTGCCGCAATCGAGCGGATCGAGGTTGTGCGCGGGCCGATGTCGTCGCTTTACGGCTCGGATGCGATGGGTGGCGTTATCAATATCATCACCCGCAAAGTGCCGCATAAATGGACTGGTTCCTTTACCATTGATGGCACGGCAAACCAGTACAGCAAATTCGGCAATACCGCTCAAGGAAGCTATTATGTTGGCGGCCTCTGGCGCCCGATGTTGTGGGTATGCAGCTTTGGGGCAGAGGTTTGGGACGCGAGGAAGATGATATTATTTCCGGTACGCCGAAGAAAAAGGAAATCGACATTACCGGCAAGGTTACTGTGACGCCGAACGAAAACAACGATTTAACCTTTGAAGCCGGTCACACGAGATTGCGCCGCTATAGTTCGGTGGGTCATAATATCGAGCGAACCGAAAATATCAGCCGCAAGCCGGTTGACACCTATAACAAGAATGATCGCGACCATTGGGTTATCGGCTATACCGGCCGTTACGGCTTTACCACTGCCGATTTTTCCGTGTTGCAGGAAACCGCAAACCGCACCAATTACACATGGGACACCCCGACCCACGATTATGTTGCCAATTTGCGTTCGCCGGAAATAAGAAACACCGTGGTAGATGGCAAATTTACCACCCCGTTCGACATTTTCGGCCGCCA is a window encoding:
- a CDS encoding NAD(P)-dependent alcohol dehydrogenase, which encodes MFTCDAFAVDGADQTFHPFTFERRDPLDHDVDIEILYCGVCHSDLHTARSDWEGTIYPCVPGHEIVGKVRRVGKKVTRFKEGDTVGVGCMVNSCGTCDCCRAGLEQYCEKGNTLTYNSPDPETGKDRYTFGGYSKRIVVNDNFVLSVPENLDLAGAAPLLCAGITTYSPLRHWKAGKGMKVGVAGLGGLGHMAVKLAHAMGADVTMLTTSPSKEADARRLGAHHVVLTRDSENLAKAAKTLDLIIDTIAAKHNIDAYLNLLKVNGTLVQVGAPAEPLPVGVFNLITARRSLAGSCIGGIAETQEMLDFCGKHNITADIELIKAQEIDKAYERMLKSDVKYRFVIDMASF
- a CDS encoding cupin domain-containing protein, whose amino-acid sequence is MEIKRSGSRPSGKVPEEFFTGRVRLDPAIDPHQGSNLLAGHVTFEPGARTHWHTHPKGQALIITFGRGFIGRENGEVKEVFAGDIVWFEPNEKHWHGAAPDTAMSHYAIQETVDGKSADWMEEVTDKQYKGK